In Dromiciops gliroides isolate mDroGli1 chromosome 4, mDroGli1.pri, whole genome shotgun sequence, one DNA window encodes the following:
- the LOC122754734 gene encoding olfactory receptor 10R2-like → MKNQSCDEIPWEQLPPDNLTTITEFLLLGFSNLHEKQLVLFPIFLCLYLIILSGNITIVTVICLEHSLHIPMYFFLGVLSVSETCYTFVVLPKMLINLFSVLRTISLISCAVQMFFFLGFGVTNCLLLGVMGYDRYAAICHPLRYPILMNWRVCRLLAATCGVSGFLISLVGTTLVFILPFCNSNKIEHYFCDISPVIHLACGDASINELVIFICGVLVLVFPLTFICISYGFIVSTILKIPSAEGKRKAFSTCASHLTVVVVHYGCASFVYLRPSRISSSKDQLVTVTYTIITPLLNPMVYSLRNKDVQIAIRKVISWGGFSFKNI, encoded by the coding sequence ATTCCCTGGGAACAACTTCCTCCAGACAACCTAACCACAATCACTGAATTCCTGTTGCTGGGCTTCTCCAATCTCCATGAAAAGCAGCTTGTTCTTTTTCCTATCTTCCTTTGTCTCTACCTAATCATCCTCAGTGGGAATATCACCATTGTCACTGTCATCTGCTTGGAGCACAGTCTCCATATACCCATGTACTTTTTCCTAGGGGTCCTTTCTGTCTCAGAGACCTGTTATACATTTGTTGTCCTGCCCAAGATGCTTATCAACTTGTTTTCTGTGCTCCGGACTATCTCCTTAATCAGCTGTGCTGTCCAGATGTTCTTCTTCCTTGGTTTTGGTGTTACCAACTGCCTGCTGCTTGGTGTGATGGGTTATGACCGCTATGCTGCCATCTGCCACCCTTTGCGCTACCCAATCCTCATGAACTGGAGGGTCTGCAGACTGTTAGCAGCCACTTGTGGGGTTAGTGGATTTCTAATTTCATTGGTGGGCACAACCTTGGTCTTCATTTTGCCATTCTGCAACTCCAACAAGATTGAACACTATTTCTGTGATATTTCTCCTGTTATTCACCTTGCCTGTGGTGATGCTTCTATCAATGAACTTGTCATATTCATCTGTGGTGTCCTGGTACTTGTTTTCCCCCTGACCTTTATATGTATCTCCTATGGTTTCATTGTTAGTACCATCTTAAAGATTCCATCTgctgaggggaagaggaaagccTTTTCTACCTGTGCCTCCCACCTCACAGTTGTTGTAGTCCACTATGGATGTGCATCCTTTGTTTATCTAAGGCCTTCCAGGATTTCATCAAGTAAAGACCAACTGGTGACAGTGACTTATACCATTATTACCCCATTGTTGAATCCCATGGTTTATAGCCTAAGGAACAAGGATGTCCAAATAGCAATCCGGAAAGTGATCAGCTGGGGAgggttttcctttaaaaacatatGA